The following are encoded together in the Bacillus sp. V2I10 genome:
- a CDS encoding YezD family protein, with translation MANINESKVQQILTALKKINYGSVLIIIHDGEITQLDSTEKSRFSKTKPVKS, from the coding sequence ATGGCAAATATTAACGAGTCAAAAGTTCAGCAAATTTTAACCGCACTGAAAAAAATCAATTACGGCTCTGTACTCATTATCATTCACGATGGTGAAATTACGCAGCTTGACAGCACGGAAAAGAGCAGATTCTCAAAGACTAAACCTGTTAAAAGCTGA
- a CDS encoding peptidoglycan-binding protein, which translates to MSLDAKAYSCNGRSSWSGSTRSETEGYQWIINTSDKGYVKSGVSICGVVLSNTVIDFSTSFIVKNGYSGNKSSYVASIQRTLACLGYSPGAADGIFGIQTERAVKDFQADKGLAADGIVGKDTYYCLSTARY; encoded by the coding sequence ATGTCATTAGATGCAAAAGCGTATTCATGCAATGGAAGAAGTTCATGGTCAGGAAGTACACGTTCAGAAACAGAAGGGTATCAATGGATAATCAATACTTCGGACAAAGGATATGTTAAATCTGGAGTATCCATTTGCGGAGTAGTCCTAAGCAACACTGTTATTGATTTCAGCACTTCCTTTATCGTTAAAAATGGCTATTCAGGCAACAAATCATCTTATGTAGCAAGCATTCAAAGAACGCTTGCATGCCTAGGCTATTCACCTGGCGCTGCTGATGGGATCTTCGGAATCCAGACAGAACGGGCTGTAAAGGACTTTCAGGCTGACAAAGGCCTTGCTGCTGACGGAATTGTGGGCAAGGATACATATTATTGCTTATCAACTGCCAGATACTAA
- a CDS encoding ABC transporter ATP-binding protein: MALLEMNDLNKRFESEKGYTHALKDITLSVKDGEFITIIGPSGCGKSTLLKIIAGLDTDLSGSVQIEGEEVKGPSIDKGFIFQEPRLFPWYTVEKNIAANYSLHERETWKKVKELIQLVKLDGFEKAYPKELSGGMAQRAAIARALLRNPKVLLLDEPFGALDAFTRSHMQEVLLDIWQKNRTTMLFVTHDIDEAIYLGDRVVIMNARPGSIRKTVTIDLPHPRKKTSRPFQEYRQLILNEFEKTEELELLDSAGI, from the coding sequence ATGGCTTTACTTGAAATGAATGATTTAAACAAACGGTTTGAAAGTGAAAAAGGATATACTCATGCGCTGAAAGATATAACGCTCTCAGTTAAAGACGGTGAGTTCATTACGATTATCGGTCCAAGCGGATGCGGCAAAAGCACCCTGCTGAAAATAATTGCCGGACTTGATACGGATCTGTCGGGCAGTGTTCAGATCGAGGGTGAAGAAGTAAAAGGACCGAGTATTGACAAAGGGTTTATCTTTCAGGAACCGAGACTTTTTCCGTGGTACACGGTGGAGAAAAACATAGCAGCCAATTACTCTCTGCATGAAAGGGAGACGTGGAAAAAAGTAAAGGAACTGATTCAGCTTGTAAAGCTGGATGGGTTTGAAAAAGCCTATCCTAAGGAGCTGTCAGGCGGAATGGCCCAGCGTGCAGCGATTGCAAGGGCCCTGCTTAGAAATCCAAAAGTGCTTCTGCTCGATGAGCCGTTTGGAGCGCTTGACGCTTTTACAAGATCCCATATGCAGGAAGTGCTTCTTGATATATGGCAAAAGAACCGGACAACAATGCTCTTTGTGACACATGATATCGATGAAGCTATCTATCTCGGGGACAGGGTCGTCATTATGAACGCAAGACCTGGTTCGATCCGAAAAACGGTTACGATTGATTTGCCGCATCCAAGAAAAAAAACAAGCCGCCCGTTTCAGGAATACCGCCAGCTTATTTTAAATGAGTTTGAAAAAACGGAAGAGCTTGAGCTGCTGGACAGTGCAGGTATCTAG
- a CDS encoding sigma factor-like helix-turn-helix DNA-binding protein, whose protein sequence is MHGNRLSDIKKQDWQAFEILEHYPKLQQYCQFLTQNKHDGEDVAQDVMLKAILKYEQEKISSALLNKMAYHHWVDLIRKRKKESLGELPELSARDHASRMNELSAMIDHLVAKCTPKQAVLFLLKEGFQFQSKELAEMLETSETSIKSALFRAKKRLAKDKEEADSYWDEEERELLSDLMYTSLQFQDPSPLLQALPKILTFDGADSPALILTSVRPLPSFSSSASLCMAA, encoded by the coding sequence ATGCACGGTAACAGGCTGTCAGACATTAAAAAACAGGATTGGCAAGCGTTTGAAATACTTGAGCACTACCCAAAATTACAGCAATATTGTCAGTTTCTGACCCAAAATAAACATGACGGGGAAGATGTAGCCCAGGATGTGATGCTAAAAGCGATTCTTAAATACGAGCAAGAAAAAATCAGTTCTGCCCTTTTGAATAAAATGGCGTATCATCATTGGGTCGATTTGATTCGAAAAAGGAAAAAAGAATCTCTTGGCGAGCTTCCTGAGCTGAGTGCAAGGGATCATGCATCACGAATGAATGAACTTTCAGCAATGATTGATCATTTAGTGGCGAAGTGTACCCCAAAGCAAGCAGTCCTTTTTCTCCTGAAAGAAGGATTTCAATTTCAGTCCAAAGAGCTTGCAGAAATGCTTGAGACGTCCGAGACTTCGATTAAATCCGCTTTGTTCCGTGCAAAGAAACGATTAGCGAAGGATAAGGAAGAGGCTGATTCCTACTGGGACGAGGAAGAACGCGAGCTGCTTTCTGACTTGATGTATACCTCCCTGCAATTTCAGGACCCATCTCCTTTGCTTCAGGCGTTGCCGAAAATTCTTACATTTGATGGTGCTGACAGCCCTGCGCTCATCCTTACAAGTGTGCGCCCTTTACCGAGCTTCTCTTCTTCGGCCTCTCTGTGCATGGCTGCATAG
- the ssuE gene encoding NADPH-dependent FMN reductase, with protein MSYIVAISGSPSSESRSSILTNYLKREAEQKEIQIKEISVLDFEPEVLIRGIYDHPSILQFIQELKGASGVIIVSPVYKAAYSGALKTLLDLLPQDILKDKPVFPLMVGGSGAHLLAIDYSLKPLLAALSAQTILKGVYVLDKFVDKSDLRTPIKDEEVQSKVTVQFKQFIEIASNLKSSAELK; from the coding sequence ATGAGTTATATCGTTGCCATATCGGGGAGTCCGTCGTCAGAATCCAGATCTTCCATTCTGACAAACTACTTGAAGAGGGAAGCTGAGCAGAAGGAAATTCAAATAAAAGAAATCTCAGTTCTTGATTTTGAGCCTGAGGTGCTGATCCGCGGCATTTACGATCATCCGTCCATTCTGCAGTTTATACAGGAACTAAAGGGGGCAAGCGGTGTCATTATCGTATCTCCTGTTTATAAGGCTGCTTATTCTGGGGCTTTAAAAACCCTGCTGGATCTTCTTCCCCAGGATATATTAAAGGATAAACCTGTGTTTCCTTTGATGGTTGGAGGAAGCGGGGCACATTTGCTTGCGATTGATTATTCTTTGAAACCTCTGCTGGCCGCTTTAAGTGCCCAGACCATATTAAAAGGCGTCTATGTCTTAGATAAGTTTGTGGATAAGTCTGACCTCAGAACCCCAATTAAAGATGAAGAGGTTCAGTCAAAAGTAACGGTTCAATTTAAACAGTTTATAGAAATTGCTTCAAACTTAAAAAGCTCTGCTGAATTGAAGTAA
- a CDS encoding BCCT family transporter, whose protein sequence is MKNVSAVFYVSAAILTFLVLVGVFAPSSLESVTGSMQGFITDKFGWYYLIIVTVFVFVCLYLLVSPIGRIKLGKQEDKPEFSRPTWLAMLFSAGMGIGLVFWGAAEPISHYALSSPTGETGTDQAIRNSMRFTFFHWGVHAWAIYGIVALVLAYFTFRKGEPGLISATLKPIIGRHANGPIGKAIDVIAVIATVIGVATTLGFGAVQINGGLSFLYGIPSNMAVQFIIVAVFTILFILSALSGLGKGIKILSNANMVLAFALFILMFIFGPTLFTLNLFTDTIGTYLQNILNMSFRISPLNEENRSWINGWTIFYWAWWIAWSPFVGIFIARVSKGRTIREFVVFVLLIPSLIGFIWFSTFGGSAILLEHEGVAKISALATEESLFGVFENYPMSTILSIIAMLLVSTFFITSADSGTFVLGMMTTNGSQNPSGSVKVIWGVFLAAIALVLLYSGGLQALQNTMIIAALPFSVIMALMTISLIKALTKEAKELGMNQVPVKKPKKKAETPA, encoded by the coding sequence ATGAAAAATGTTTCAGCTGTATTTTACGTGTCAGCTGCCATTTTGACATTTCTCGTTTTGGTCGGTGTTTTTGCACCATCATCTCTTGAAAGTGTCACAGGCAGTATGCAAGGATTTATTACAGATAAGTTTGGATGGTATTATCTGATAATCGTTACCGTGTTTGTTTTTGTTTGTTTATATCTTCTGGTAAGCCCGATTGGCCGGATAAAACTTGGGAAGCAGGAGGATAAGCCTGAGTTTTCACGCCCAACCTGGCTTGCAATGCTCTTTAGTGCGGGGATGGGAATTGGTCTTGTATTCTGGGGAGCGGCTGAACCGATTAGTCACTATGCATTAAGTTCTCCAACTGGTGAAACAGGCACAGATCAGGCAATTCGCAATTCCATGAGATTCACCTTTTTCCATTGGGGTGTCCATGCATGGGCCATTTATGGAATCGTAGCACTTGTTCTTGCTTACTTTACTTTCCGAAAAGGTGAGCCTGGATTAATCAGCGCAACACTAAAACCAATTATCGGGCGCCATGCAAATGGACCAATTGGTAAAGCGATCGACGTAATCGCGGTTATCGCAACTGTCATCGGGGTAGCGACTACTCTTGGTTTTGGAGCAGTTCAAATCAACGGAGGTTTATCCTTCTTATATGGTATCCCTTCAAACATGGCCGTTCAATTTATAATTGTTGCTGTGTTTACCATTCTTTTCATCCTTTCTGCACTGAGCGGACTTGGTAAAGGGATTAAAATCTTAAGTAACGCAAACATGGTTTTAGCTTTTGCACTCTTTATTTTAATGTTCATTTTTGGGCCCACGCTCTTTACGCTTAATCTTTTTACAGACACGATTGGAACGTACCTGCAAAATATATTGAACATGAGTTTCCGCATCTCGCCTCTCAATGAAGAAAACCGCAGCTGGATCAATGGCTGGACGATTTTCTACTGGGCATGGTGGATTGCATGGTCTCCTTTTGTTGGTATCTTTATCGCCCGTGTATCTAAAGGAAGAACCATTCGGGAATTTGTCGTATTCGTCTTGCTCATCCCATCACTAATCGGATTTATCTGGTTCTCAACTTTTGGCGGATCTGCTATCTTGCTTGAGCATGAGGGTGTAGCTAAGATTTCAGCACTTGCAACAGAAGAATCCCTTTTCGGTGTATTTGAGAATTACCCGATGAGCACTATTCTTTCTATTATTGCTATGCTGTTAGTCAGTACGTTCTTCATCACATCAGCTGACTCTGGTACATTTGTTCTCGGTATGATGACAACAAACGGCTCGCAAAATCCAAGCGGCAGCGTGAAAGTGATCTGGGGAGTATTCCTTGCTGCAATCGCATTAGTCCTCCTATATTCAGGCGGATTACAGGCTCTTCAGAACACGATGATCATTGCGGCTCTGCCGTTCTCAGTCATTATGGCCCTTATGACCATCAGCTTAATAAAAGCTTTAACAAAAGAGGCGAAAGAACTGGGCATGAATCAAGTGCCAGTTAAAAAACCAAAGAAAAAAGCAGAAACTCCGGCCTGA
- a CDS encoding RNA polymerase sigma factor produces MPPAAIGCKQTTFNDIYQTYYTVIYRIALRMTKDPHLAEDIAQETFLKAFMKMDTIFEKEKLKNWLSAIARRTAIDLFLRKKRNEISIEEQLIADGRELIEDTIDYTLLKEKTKLLVSALKSDYREIMTLKLFLEMKDQEIAEYLSLNLSTVKTKIHRARKELKAAL; encoded by the coding sequence ATGCCCCCAGCAGCTATAGGATGTAAACAGACTACTTTTAATGATATATATCAAACTTATTATACGGTGATATACCGGATTGCACTGCGGATGACAAAGGATCCCCATTTGGCTGAGGATATTGCCCAGGAAACCTTTCTTAAGGCTTTTATGAAGATGGATACGATATTTGAAAAAGAGAAGCTGAAAAATTGGCTCTCCGCCATAGCGAGGAGAACGGCAATTGATTTGTTTTTAAGAAAGAAGAGAAACGAGATCTCGATTGAGGAGCAGCTGATAGCGGACGGCAGGGAACTGATTGAGGATACGATTGACTATACGCTGTTAAAAGAGAAGACGAAGCTGCTGGTTTCTGCGCTTAAATCCGACTACAGAGAAATAATGACGCTAAAACTTTTTTTGGAAATGAAAGATCAGGAGATTGCAGAGTATCTTTCTTTGAACCTATCGACTGTTAAAACAAAAATACATAGAGCGCGAAAGGAATTGAAGGCTGCGCTGTAA
- a CDS encoding LLM class flavin-dependent oxidoreductase — MSDTGKEIEFGWFIPTTGDGKYIGVKPEKESTAEYMIEVAQKAETAGFTFALIPTGGSCLDAWIVGSMIASHTSILKPLVAMRPGLIEPVPAARMAATLDVLSNGRALINIVTGGSPDDLKATGDPLAHHHDKRYDRTLEFLQVIKGLWKTQIAAEGNEFLAAHAKSSEKGLYFKGDYYEIENGASQPAPFQKPYPPIYFGGSSPAGKRTAAETADVYLMWAEPLDWIKEQMDEVESLVKKVNEEKGLNRRLRYGLRAQVLVRETEEEAYRAAWEIISKVDQRAIDQSNQRFTRTDATNQKRQNQLRVQSADQDYFAGPNLWTGLSAVRGGGSLLLVGTPDQVSDRILEYADLGISSFILSGYPNLEEAEITGELLLPLVKEKLKVKA, encoded by the coding sequence TTGAGTGATACAGGAAAAGAGATTGAATTTGGATGGTTTATTCCTACAACTGGCGACGGGAAATACATTGGAGTGAAGCCTGAGAAAGAATCAACGGCTGAGTACATGATCGAGGTTGCACAAAAAGCAGAAACGGCAGGTTTTACGTTTGCTTTGATTCCAACGGGAGGTTCATGCCTTGATGCTTGGATTGTAGGATCCATGATTGCCTCCCATACCAGCATTCTAAAACCATTAGTAGCTATGCGTCCGGGATTGATTGAGCCGGTGCCTGCAGCAAGGATGGCGGCTACTCTGGACGTTTTATCCAATGGGAGGGCTTTAATAAACATTGTAACTGGCGGATCTCCAGACGACTTAAAAGCAACAGGAGACCCCTTGGCCCATCATCATGACAAACGCTACGACAGAACGCTTGAATTTTTGCAGGTCATAAAAGGACTCTGGAAAACCCAAATAGCTGCAGAAGGTAATGAATTTTTAGCAGCGCATGCTAAAAGCAGTGAGAAGGGTCTATATTTCAAAGGAGACTATTATGAGATTGAAAATGGCGCAAGTCAGCCTGCACCATTTCAGAAACCTTATCCTCCTATTTATTTTGGCGGAAGCTCGCCTGCAGGAAAACGGACTGCTGCTGAAACAGCTGATGTATACCTCATGTGGGCCGAACCCCTTGATTGGATCAAGGAGCAAATGGACGAGGTAGAAAGTCTGGTAAAAAAGGTGAATGAAGAAAAAGGCTTGAACCGCCGGCTTCGGTATGGTCTTAGAGCTCAGGTTCTGGTGAGGGAAACGGAGGAGGAGGCGTACCGCGCTGCATGGGAAATTATCAGCAAAGTGGACCAGCGGGCAATTGATCAATCCAATCAGCGCTTCACGAGAACAGATGCAACGAACCAGAAGAGACAGAATCAGCTGAGAGTACAGTCGGCTGATCAGGATTATTTTGCAGGGCCTAATTTATGGACCGGTCTTTCTGCAGTCAGGGGCGGGGGCTCACTGCTGCTTGTTGGCACTCCGGACCAAGTGTCTGACCGAATACTGGAATATGCAGATCTCGGTATTTCCTCCTTTATTTTATCCGGATATCCTAATCTGGAGGAAGCAGAGATAACGGGGGAGCTGCTTTTGCCGCTTGTCAAAGAAAAGCTGAAAGTAAAAGCGTAA
- a CDS encoding PHP domain-containing protein, translating into MIDLHCHTKISDCSFTTEEVISIAERKGVTHLAITNHDTTSGLSEAAEIGKTLGVSIIPGIEISAFDFTRGNRAHILGLYVTPGHEAISELCQPLIEQRNKASQKMVRILIEAGYDLSWNEVEELAAGGTGVYKQHIMHALLKKGYTPSIYGTLYKKLFSKGSTAEERGLAYIPIEYVSAEDAIKAIRRAGGMPVLAHPGQFHNFDAVEKWAQLGLEGIEVNHPLHNQTDRMKARHLAERFNLIQTGGSDFHGFYSDTQSEIGAFAADQVEFDKLIARKDSMLKL; encoded by the coding sequence ATGATCGATTTGCATTGTCATACAAAGATATCGGACTGTTCATTTACAACAGAAGAAGTTATTTCAATTGCTGAACGAAAAGGTGTTACGCATTTGGCTATCACAAATCATGACACAACTTCAGGGCTCAGTGAAGCAGCAGAAATCGGAAAGACTCTTGGCGTTTCCATTATTCCAGGCATAGAAATATCTGCATTTGATTTCACTCGGGGAAATCGCGCCCACATATTAGGACTGTATGTGACACCTGGACATGAAGCAATAAGTGAACTCTGTCAGCCTTTAATCGAACAAAGGAACAAAGCATCCCAAAAGATGGTCAGGATTTTAATTGAAGCAGGTTACGACCTGTCATGGAATGAAGTCGAGGAGCTTGCTGCAGGCGGAACAGGTGTCTATAAACAGCATATTATGCATGCATTATTGAAAAAGGGCTACACACCATCCATTTATGGCACACTATACAAAAAGCTGTTTTCAAAAGGAAGTACTGCAGAAGAGAGAGGACTGGCGTATATACCTATTGAATATGTATCAGCAGAAGATGCGATTAAAGCCATTCGAAGGGCCGGTGGAATGCCTGTCCTTGCACACCCAGGCCAATTTCATAACTTTGATGCAGTCGAAAAATGGGCACAACTTGGCTTAGAGGGAATTGAAGTCAACCATCCGCTGCATAATCAAACAGACAGAATGAAAGCTAGACATTTAGCAGAGCGCTTTAACTTGATTCAAACAGGAGGTTCCGATTTTCACGGGTTTTATAGTGATACCCAATCTGAAATTGGAGCTTTTGCAGCAGATCAAGTGGAATTTGATAAACTGATCGCGAGAAAAGATAGTATGCTAAAGCTATGA
- a CDS encoding YhdT family protein, with product MKKKEDIRFKIAHREAKIGIGLVLFNFIWWFGFAYGLGSGDPEKYNYILGLPEWFFYSCVFGFLVMIALVIICVKFFFKEVSFEDEEEGDQR from the coding sequence ATGAAGAAAAAAGAAGATATTCGTTTTAAAATTGCCCATAGAGAAGCCAAAATCGGAATTGGTCTTGTTCTTTTTAATTTTATTTGGTGGTTTGGCTTCGCCTATGGGCTTGGTTCGGGTGACCCTGAGAAATATAATTACATCCTCGGATTGCCAGAGTGGTTTTTTTACAGCTGTGTTTTTGGTTTTCTTGTTATGATCGCACTTGTCATCATCTGCGTGAAATTCTTTTTTAAGGAAGTATCGTTTGAGGATGAGGAAGAAGGTGATCAAAGGTGA
- a CDS encoding DUF4440 domain-containing protein yields MNSHLKEHLKELEKSHTSLEVRESCEELDKILADDFFEIGSSGYMFDKKECLENGLVLTEMTLHNYEIYPLAPDVVLSTYFINDKTRKRNTLRSSIWKKIDGRWQLFFHQGTITDLQVSDVENG; encoded by the coding sequence ATGAACTCACATCTAAAAGAACATTTAAAAGAATTAGAGAAAAGCCATACAAGTCTAGAAGTGCGGGAAAGCTGTGAAGAACTGGACAAGATACTTGCGGATGATTTCTTTGAAATAGGCAGTTCGGGTTATATGTTTGATAAAAAAGAATGTCTGGAAAACGGATTAGTATTGACGGAGATGACCTTACATAATTACGAAATTTATCCTTTAGCTCCGGATGTTGTATTATCCACCTATTTTATAAACGATAAAACCAGAAAGCGAAATACACTTCGCAGCTCAATCTGGAAAAAGATCGACGGCAGGTGGCAATTGTTTTTCCATCAAGGTACCATAACCGATTTGCAGGTAAGTGATGTTGAAAACGGATAA
- the clpP gene encoding ATP-dependent Clp endopeptidase proteolytic subunit ClpP encodes MSTIPYVIEQSGRGERSYDIYSRLLKDRIIMIGDEINDHVANVVVAQLLFLAAEDNEKDISIYINSPGGSITAGFAIFDTMQYIKPDVRTICTGMAASFGAMLLLAGTKGKRFALPNSEIMIHQPLGGARGQATEIEISARRILKLREHINEIIAERTGQSIEKVAKDSDRDYYMSAAEAKEYGIIDEIIVSR; translated from the coding sequence ATGAGTACGATTCCATATGTCATTGAACAGTCAGGGCGCGGAGAGCGTTCCTATGATATTTACTCGCGCCTATTGAAGGACCGCATTATCATGATTGGTGATGAAATTAATGATCATGTAGCAAACGTAGTTGTCGCCCAGCTCCTGTTTTTGGCGGCAGAAGATAACGAAAAAGACATATCCATTTATATAAATAGCCCTGGTGGATCAATTACGGCTGGGTTCGCAATTTTTGACACAATGCAATATATCAAGCCTGATGTCAGGACCATCTGCACCGGCATGGCCGCTTCATTTGGCGCGATGCTGCTATTGGCCGGAACAAAAGGAAAACGGTTTGCACTCCCAAACAGCGAAATCATGATTCATCAGCCGCTTGGCGGAGCACGCGGCCAGGCAACTGAAATTGAAATCTCCGCCCGCCGCATCCTTAAGCTTCGCGAACACATCAATGAAATCATCGCTGAACGCACAGGTCAATCCATTGAAAAAGTAGCAAAAGATTCTGACCGTGATTATTACATGAGTGCTGCTGAAGCGAAAGAATACGGGATTATTGATGAGATTATTGTTTCGAGATGA
- the panF gene encoding sodium/pantothenate symporter, producing the protein MNWAVILPLLLFLILIFFIGFWANRYVKSADSFLQEYFLGGRQLGGFVLAMTMIATYGSASSFIGGPGVAYTRGLGWVLLSMAQLATGYFVLMVLGKKFAIMARQYKAITLIDFLKERYKSHAVVIISAISIIVFLFSAMAAQWVGGARLIESLTGLSYTTALFIFAVSVLVYVIIGGFRAVALTDAVQGVIMFVGTLVLLVATIIAGGGISNIMAELVAENPNLVSPYGAERDLTPLYVSSFWILVGVGVVGLPQITVRAMSYKDSRSMHRAIIIGTVVIGFIMLGMHLIGVFARPILPGVDIGDQVMPMLTLNVLPPLLAGLVLAAPMAAIMSTVDSLLILVSSAIVKDIYLNYIKPEATENQVKKTSFWVTSVIGISVVLFALSPPELLIWLNLFSFGGLESVFIWPVVFGLYWSKGNKYGAVSSMIFGMGSYILLDRLHPNALGMHTVVLPILISFCAYVAGSLFTQRTIKNK; encoded by the coding sequence GTGAATTGGGCAGTTATATTACCATTATTGCTGTTTCTAATCCTCATTTTCTTCATCGGCTTTTGGGCGAACCGTTATGTGAAATCCGCAGACTCCTTTTTGCAGGAGTATTTTCTTGGCGGAAGGCAGCTCGGGGGATTTGTGCTTGCGATGACGATGATTGCAACATATGGAAGCGCAAGCAGCTTTATTGGAGGACCTGGCGTTGCATATACAAGAGGACTTGGATGGGTGCTCTTATCCATGGCTCAGCTTGCAACAGGTTATTTTGTGCTGATGGTGCTTGGGAAAAAGTTTGCGATTATGGCACGGCAGTACAAGGCGATTACGCTGATTGATTTTTTAAAGGAAAGATATAAGAGCCATGCGGTCGTCATTATTTCAGCCATCAGCATCATTGTTTTTCTGTTTTCAGCAATGGCAGCTCAATGGGTTGGCGGAGCAAGATTGATAGAATCACTGACCGGGCTATCATATACAACAGCCTTGTTCATTTTTGCCGTGTCCGTACTTGTTTATGTCATTATTGGTGGATTCAGGGCCGTAGCTCTGACAGATGCAGTTCAAGGTGTCATTATGTTTGTGGGGACGCTTGTCCTGCTGGTGGCTACAATTATTGCAGGCGGCGGAATCTCAAACATTATGGCAGAGCTTGTGGCAGAAAATCCAAATCTTGTTTCTCCATACGGGGCTGAGCGGGATTTGACTCCGCTCTATGTTTCTTCTTTTTGGATCCTGGTTGGAGTTGGTGTCGTCGGCCTTCCGCAAATTACTGTCAGAGCGATGTCTTATAAAGATTCTCGTTCAATGCATAGAGCGATTATTATCGGTACAGTTGTGATCGGATTTATTATGCTAGGCATGCATTTAATTGGTGTTTTTGCACGGCCGATCCTCCCTGGTGTAGATATAGGAGATCAAGTGATGCCGATGCTGACGCTGAACGTATTGCCGCCTTTGCTTGCAGGACTAGTGCTTGCTGCACCGATGGCCGCAATTATGTCGACAGTAGATTCGCTGCTGATTTTGGTCAGCTCAGCGATTGTGAAGGATATTTATTTGAACTACATTAAGCCTGAAGCAACGGAAAATCAGGTGAAAAAGACAAGCTTCTGGGTAACAAGCGTGATAGGGATTTCTGTTGTTCTGTTTGCCCTAAGCCCGCCTGAACTGCTGATCTGGCTGAACTTGTTTTCGTTCGGAGGACTCGAGTCGGTCTTTATATGGCCAGTTGTTTTCGGTTTATATTGGAGCAAAGGGAATAAATACGGTGCCGTATCTTCCATGATTTTTGGAATGGGTTCATATATTCTGCTTGACCGGCTTCATCCAAATGCACTTGGCATGCACACTGTTGTGCTTCCGATTCTGATTTCATTTTGTGCCTATGTTGCTGGAAGTCTGTTTACACAGCGAACAATTAAAAATAAATAA